The following coding sequences lie in one Gouania willdenowi chromosome 5, fGouWil2.1, whole genome shotgun sequence genomic window:
- the LOC114463528 gene encoding zinc finger protein 501-like isoform X2 — translation MITDSSAEDHHADVPDGVSCKHRLQLQGHLHIKKEEEQLWESPEEKQETDITAVTVKSEDAEEVAQCLLLHRRLSENIKGEPTTCSSAKLMKVEPNGDISEGPEAENTDGEETDCSEDWREPLSQSKAQSEHMDMSYKIFQTSKVRTKNNTKVTSHNREKHFSCIVCGKPFSNRSHLKVHMRIHTGEKPYGCDVCGQRFTCKSSLSVHSRIHTGEKPFVCDVCGKQFRNRTHLKIHSRIHTGEKPYGCGICEKQFRDRTHLKIHSRIHTGEKPFSCGVCNKEFTQKTILSVHLRIHTGDKRFGCDVCGQSFTRKERFLNHMRIHTGEKPFGCEVCSKSFFGKSELKRHMRIHGVEKPFGCDVCGQSFTYKETLSSHMTGHTGVKAYKCDVCEKRFHRKSELKQHMRIHTGEKPFGCDVCQRRFPQKSHLKIHMLTHTGEKSYVCDVCQKSFTLKCNLNRHRRIHTGAKVTKRQASAKNSLKKHVDIRIGV, via the exons aTGATCACAGACTCTTCAGCTGAAGACCACCATGCAG ATGTTCCTGATGGTGTTTCCTGTAAACATAGACTGCAGCTCCAGGGTcatctccacataaagaaggaagaggaaCAACTGTGGGAAAGTCCGGAGGAAAAGCAGGAGACGGATATCACGGCTGTTACTGTGAAGAGTGAAGATGCAGAGGAGGTAGCTCAGTGTTTGCTGCTACACCGGAGACTTAGtgagaacatcaaaggagaacctacaacctgcagctcagctaAACTCATGAAAGTAGAACCAAATGGAGATATCAGTGAAGGCCCAGAAGCAGAAAACACCGATGGAGAGGAAACTGACTGCTCTGAGGATTGGAGGGAACCTTTGTCCCAGTCTAAAGCTCAGAGTGAACATATGGACATGAGCTATAAGATCTTTCAAACATCAAAGGTTAGGACTAAGAACAACACCAAAGTAACATCACACAACAGAGAGAAACACTTCAGTTGTATTGTGTGTGGGAAACCATTTAGCAACAGATCACATCTGAAAGTCCAcatgagaattcacacaggagagaaaccatatggttgtgatgtttgtggtcaAAGGTTTACGTGTAAGTCTAGTCTTTCTGTGCACTcaagaattcacacaggagagaaaccctttgttTGTGACGTGTGTGGGAAACAATTTCGCAACAGAACACATCTGAAGATCCACTcaagaattcacacaggagagaaaccctatgGTTGTGGCATCTGTGAGAAACAATTTCGAGACAGAACACATTTGAAGATCCACTccagaattcacacaggagagaaaccttttaGTTGTGGTGTTTGTAACAAGGAATTCACTCAAAAGACAATTCTTTCCGTGCACTtaagaatccacacaggagataaacgctttggttgtgatgtttgtggtcaAAGTTTTACTCGTAAGGAACGTTTTTTGAatcacatgagaatccacacaggagagaagcCCTTTGGTTGTGAAGTTTGTAGTAAAAGTTTTTTTGGCAAGTCTGAATTGAAgcgacacatgagaatccatGGGGTGGAGAAACcttttggttgtgatgtttgtggtcaAAGTTTTACTTATAAGGAAACTCTTTCTAGTCACATGACTGGCCACACAGGAGTGAAAGcttataaatgtgatgtttgtgaaAAAAGATTTCATCGCAAGTCTGAACTGAAgcaacacatgagaatccacactggagagaaaccttttggttgtgatgtttgtcagaGACGGTTTCCTCAGAAGTCGCATCTGAAGATTCACATGTTAACCCACACAGGTGAGAAATCCtatgtttgtgatgtttgtcagaaaagttttacTCTAAAGTGTAACCTGAATCGACACAGAAGAATTCACACTGGAGCAAAGGTCACAAAACGGCAGGCTTCGGCCAAAAATTCTCTGAAGAAACATGTGGACATCCGTATTGGAGTGTAA
- the LOC114463528 gene encoding zinc finger protein 501-like isoform X1 — MITDSSAEDHHAGLPADVPDGVSCKHRLQLQGHLHIKKEEEQLWESPEEKQETDITAVTVKSEDAEEVAQCLLLHRRLSENIKGEPTTCSSAKLMKVEPNGDISEGPEAENTDGEETDCSEDWREPLSQSKAQSEHMDMSYKIFQTSKVRTKNNTKVTSHNREKHFSCIVCGKPFSNRSHLKVHMRIHTGEKPYGCDVCGQRFTCKSSLSVHSRIHTGEKPFVCDVCGKQFRNRTHLKIHSRIHTGEKPYGCGICEKQFRDRTHLKIHSRIHTGEKPFSCGVCNKEFTQKTILSVHLRIHTGDKRFGCDVCGQSFTRKERFLNHMRIHTGEKPFGCEVCSKSFFGKSELKRHMRIHGVEKPFGCDVCGQSFTYKETLSSHMTGHTGVKAYKCDVCEKRFHRKSELKQHMRIHTGEKPFGCDVCQRRFPQKSHLKIHMLTHTGEKSYVCDVCQKSFTLKCNLNRHRRIHTGAKVTKRQASAKNSLKKHVDIRIGV, encoded by the exons aTGATCACAGACTCTTCAGCTGAAGACCACCATGCAG GGTTGCCTGCAGATGTTCCTGATGGTGTTTCCTGTAAACATAGACTGCAGCTCCAGGGTcatctccacataaagaaggaagaggaaCAACTGTGGGAAAGTCCGGAGGAAAAGCAGGAGACGGATATCACGGCTGTTACTGTGAAGAGTGAAGATGCAGAGGAGGTAGCTCAGTGTTTGCTGCTACACCGGAGACTTAGtgagaacatcaaaggagaacctacaacctgcagctcagctaAACTCATGAAAGTAGAACCAAATGGAGATATCAGTGAAGGCCCAGAAGCAGAAAACACCGATGGAGAGGAAACTGACTGCTCTGAGGATTGGAGGGAACCTTTGTCCCAGTCTAAAGCTCAGAGTGAACATATGGACATGAGCTATAAGATCTTTCAAACATCAAAGGTTAGGACTAAGAACAACACCAAAGTAACATCACACAACAGAGAGAAACACTTCAGTTGTATTGTGTGTGGGAAACCATTTAGCAACAGATCACATCTGAAAGTCCAcatgagaattcacacaggagagaaaccatatggttgtgatgtttgtggtcaAAGGTTTACGTGTAAGTCTAGTCTTTCTGTGCACTcaagaattcacacaggagagaaaccctttgttTGTGACGTGTGTGGGAAACAATTTCGCAACAGAACACATCTGAAGATCCACTcaagaattcacacaggagagaaaccctatgGTTGTGGCATCTGTGAGAAACAATTTCGAGACAGAACACATTTGAAGATCCACTccagaattcacacaggagagaaaccttttaGTTGTGGTGTTTGTAACAAGGAATTCACTCAAAAGACAATTCTTTCCGTGCACTtaagaatccacacaggagataaacgctttggttgtgatgtttgtggtcaAAGTTTTACTCGTAAGGAACGTTTTTTGAatcacatgagaatccacacaggagagaagcCCTTTGGTTGTGAAGTTTGTAGTAAAAGTTTTTTTGGCAAGTCTGAATTGAAgcgacacatgagaatccatGGGGTGGAGAAACcttttggttgtgatgtttgtggtcaAAGTTTTACTTATAAGGAAACTCTTTCTAGTCACATGACTGGCCACACAGGAGTGAAAGcttataaatgtgatgtttgtgaaAAAAGATTTCATCGCAAGTCTGAACTGAAgcaacacatgagaatccacactggagagaaaccttttggttgtgatgtttgtcagaGACGGTTTCCTCAGAAGTCGCATCTGAAGATTCACATGTTAACCCACACAGGTGAGAAATCCtatgtttgtgatgtttgtcagaaaagttttacTCTAAAGTGTAACCTGAATCGACACAGAAGAATTCACACTGGAGCAAAGGTCACAAAACGGCAGGCTTCGGCCAAAAATTCTCTGAAGAAACATGTGGACATCCGTATTGGAGTGTAA